A genomic segment from Branchiostoma floridae strain S238N-H82 chromosome 7, Bfl_VNyyK, whole genome shotgun sequence encodes:
- the LOC118419950 gene encoding sialin-like has translation MDATGKDMTSSDAGGKTETKSERDSEKGGCCLLADRIPARYVLAALFFVGHIAMKMSRDGFALAVVVMVNSSSRVTPVNQTDTYQLCPSSGSGNTSAQNDQGELDWSESLKGVILGAFFYGYIFTQVVGGVLEQKFGGKIVYGTSMLVGSVLNALSPVASRTSPWAIFAVRFCMGLVGGALFPSLYGIWGRWAPPTERTKLLAISYLGISLGNIINYPLSSFLAAELGWEYIFYIPGASVAAWLVAWFLLAYDSPAKHPRILEEEQKYIEDGIGTKGRQKPTVPWLKILTSPPVWALVIGQFSSNWGVFFLTTQLPNYMQNVLGFNIKTNGLLSALPFVIAMVSMSASSAAADRLIQIGKIPKVWIRRGLVITGYTGMVICGVILANLTGCDPVSAVALLCITQGFNSLTVAGFRAVHVEFAPRFSGVTFALANTGGTVAGIFAPLLVGLVTDNYPTTAAWSAIFYIGAAIQGVGGIFTAVFMRTDVQPWARVVGDKNSFDKNVELAGSKDLVIANEHAEMPTKVVEMPSTKL, from the exons ATGGATGCAACAGGCAAggacatgacgtcatcagatgCGGGCGGCAAAACTGAGACAAAGTCAGAGCGGGACTCTGAGAAAGGAGGCTGTTGTCTG CTGGCCGACAGAATCCCGGCTCGGTACGTCTTGGCAGCCTTGTTTTTCGTTGGCCACATCGCAATGAAAATGTCCAGGGACGGATTCGCTTTAGCCGTTGTTGTCATGGTGAACAGTTCATCAAGagtgacacctgtcaatcaaactgaCACCTACCAGCTCTGTCCGAGCAGTGGATCAGGAAATACATCCGCTCAG AACGATCAAGGGGAACTGGACTGGAGTGAGAGCCTGAAGGGAGTCATACTTGGTGCCTTCTTTTATGGCTACATCTTCACACAG GTGGTAGGAGGTGTTTTGGAGCAGAAGTTTGGCGGCAAGATTGTGTACGGGACGAGCATGTTGGTTGGATCGGTCCTGAACGCTCTCAGTCCCGTAGCATCACGGACGAGTCCTTGGGCGATCTTCGCGGTCAGATTCTGCATGGGGCTGGTGGGG GGAGCTCTGTTCCCTTCCCTGTACGGAATCTGGGGCCGATGGGCTCCTCCTACTGAAAGGACAAAACTGCTGGCAATTAGCTACTTAG GGATATCCCTTGGTAACATCATCAACTACCCACTGTCGTCCTTCCTAGCTGCCGAGTTGGGCTGGGAGTATATCTTCTATATTCCGG GAGCTTCCGTAGCAGCCTGGCTGGTGGCATGGTTTCTTCTGGCTTACGACTCGCCTGCAAAACATCCACGGATCCTGGAGGAAGAACAGAAGTACATCGAAGATGGTATCGGGACAAAGGGACGACAg AAACCAACAGTTCCTTGGCTGAAAATACTCACATCGCCTCCAGTTTGGGCACTCGTCATTGGACAGTTCAGCTCGAACTGGGGAGTCTTCTTTCTGACTACCCAACTGCCGAACTACATGCAGAATGTGTTGGGATTCAACATCAAAACC AACGGCTTGCTGTCTGCTCTTCCTTTTGTCATTGCCATGGTCTCCATGTCGGCGTCAAGTGCTGCAGCTGACCGCTTGATTCAAATCGGGAAAATCCCTAAAGTGTGGATAAGAAGGGGACTCGTTATTACAG GGTATACCGGTATGGTGATCTGCGGAGTGATCCTGGCGAACCTGACTGGATGTGACCCTGTCTCTGCTGTCGCCTTGCTGTGTATCACACAGGGTTTCAACAGCCTGACTGTGGCAGGATTCCGGGCCGTCCATGTTGAGTTCGCGCCAAGGTTCAGCGGAGTGACCTTCGCTCTGGCCAACACGGGAGGAACAGTCGCTGGCATCTTCGCCCCGCTGTTGGTCGGACTTGTCACAGATAATTAT CCAACCACTGCTGCCTGGTCCGCAATCTTCTATATAGGAGCGGCCATTCAGGGCGTGGGAGGGATTTTCACCGCGGTGTTCATGCGCACTGACGTCCAGCCCTGGGCTCGAGTTGTGGGCGACAAAAACTCCTTTGATAAG aatgtcgagcTGGCCGGCTCGAAGGACCTCGTCATCGCGAATGAACACGCCGAGATGCCGACGAAGGTTGTGGAGATGCCTAGCACGAAATTATGA
- the LOC118419951 gene encoding sialin-like: protein MDAMGKDMTSSDAGGKTETKSERDSEKGSCCLLADRVPARYVLAVLFFFGHIAMMTFRSGFSIAIVVMVNSSSPVNQTNTYLLCPSSGSGNTSAQNNQGELDWSESIKGVLLGAYFYGYIVTQVLGGLLEQKFGGKIVYGTSMLVTAALNALGPVASRTSPWAMFAVRFSMGLVSGVLFPTLYGVWSRWAPLTERTSLLAICYIGIPLGNIINYPLASYLADELGWEYIFYVPGGLVAAWFVAWLLLAYDSPAKHPRILEEEQKYIEDSTGMRERQTPAVPWLKVLTSPSVWALIIGQFSSNWGIYFLTTQLPNYMQNVLGFNIRTNGLLSALPFVLSMVTMLTSSVAADRLIQGGKIPKVWIRRGFVIIGFSGTVICGVILANLTGCNPAVAVSLLCITEGFNGMTVAGFRAVHVEFAPRFSGVTFALANVAATVAGIFAPLLVGFITDNDPTPAAWSTIFYIGVAIQGVGGIFTAVFMRTDVQPWARVVGEGEPSTDNKNTELAGSTDLIIANEHVETPAKVVEMPNTKL, encoded by the exons ATGGATGCAATGGGAAAggacatgacgtcatcagatgCTGGCGGCAAAACTGAGACAAAGTCAGAGCGGGACTCTGAGAAAGGAAGCTGTTGTTTG CTGGCCGACAGAGTCCCGGCTCGGTACGTCTTGGCCGTCCTGTTTTTCTTTGGCCACATCGCAATGATGACCTTCAGGAGTGGATTCTCAATAGCCATCGTTGTCATGGTGAACAGTTcctcacctgtcaatcaaactaaCACCTACCTGCTCTGTCCGAGCAGTGGGTCAGGAAATACATCCGCACAG AACAATCAAGGGGAACTGGACTGGAGTGAGAGCATAAAGGGAGTTCTACTTGGTGCCTACTTCTACGGCTACATCGTCACACAG GTCTTAGGTGGCTTGTTAGAGCAGAAGTTTGGCGGCAAGATTGTGTACGGCACCAGCATGTTGGTTACAGCGGCTCTGAACGCTCTCGGTCCCGTGGCCTCTCGGACGAGTCCTTGGGCGATGTTTGCCGTCAGGTTCTCTATGGGACTGGTGTCG GGAGTGTTGTTCCCCACATTATACGGAGTCTGGAGCCGATGGGCACCTCTTACCGAAAGGACCAGCCTTCTGGCAATCTGTTACATAG GGATACCTCTCGGTAACATCATCAACTACCCACTGGCGTCCTACCTAGCTGACGAGTTGGGCTGGGAGTATATCTTCTATGTTCCTG GAGGTCTTGTAGCAGCATGGTTCGTGGCATGGCTTCTCCTGGCTTACGACTCGCCTGCGAAACATCCACGGATCCTGGAGGAAGAACAGAAGTACATAGAAGATAGCACCGGAATGAGGGAACGACAG ACACCAGCAGTTCCTTGGCTGAAAGTTCTCACATCGCCTTCCGTTTGGGCACTCATCATTGGACAGTTCAGTTCGAACTGGGGAATCTACTTTCTGACTACCCAACTGCCGAACTACATGCAAAATGTGTTGGGATTCAACATCAGAACG AACGGCTTGCTGTCTGCTCTTCCGTTCGTCCTTTCCATGGTCACCATGTTGACGTCTAGCGTTGCAGCTGACCGCCTGATTCAAGGCGGGAAAATCCCCAAGGTGTGGATAAGAAGGGGATTCGTTATCATAG GATTTTCCGGCACGGTGATCTGCGGAGTGATCCTGGCGAACCTGACTGGATGTAACCCGGCCGTCGCTGTCTCCCTGCTGTGTATAACAGAGGGTTTCAACGGGATGACGGTGGCGGGATTTCGCGCCGTCCATGTTGAATTCGCGCCCAGGTTCAGCGGAGTGACCTTCGCTCTGGCCAACGTTGCGGCTACAGTTGCTGGTATCTTCGCTCCGCTGTTGGTCGGATTCATCACCGATAATGAT CCAACCCCTGCTGCCTGGTCCACAATCTTCTACATAGGAGTGGCCATTCAGGGTGTGGGAGGGATTTTCACTGCGGTGTTCATGCGCACTGACGTCCAGCCATGGGCTCGGGTTGTGGGTGAAGGAGAACCCAGCACCGATAATAAG AATACCGAGCTGGCCGGCTCGACGGACCTCATCATCGCCAATGAACATGTCGAGACGCCGGCGAAGGTTGTGGAGATGCCTAACACGAAATTATGA